The following are encoded in a window of Candidatus Fluviicola riflensis genomic DNA:
- a CDS encoding dihydrolipoyllysine-residue succinyltransferase, producing MAILEMKVPSPGESISEVEIATWLVADGDYVEKDQAIAEVDSDKATLELPAEESGVITLKAAEGEVVKVGQVVCLIDTSAARPAGASTSSTAASAAEKTVEAVKEVAPVTEKAPAAPNPGPVATPANDSYAKGTPSVAAAKIMAENNVPAAKLNGTGKDGRITKQDVVGAMAAGFSPDATQGWGGSREQHREKMSMLRRKVAERLVHVKQETAMLTTFNEVDMKPIMDLRSKYKDGFAKFHEVNLGFMSFFTKAVTEALNLFPAVNAQIDGNEMIFHDYADIGIAVSSPKGLMVPVVRNAEQMSLAEIEREIKRLAIKARDGKITPDDMTGGTFTITNGGVFGSMLSTPIINPPQSAILGMHNIVERPVAINGKVEIRPIMYVALSYDHRIIDGKDSVGFLVKVKEMLENPERMIFGGKDPLAVLLGL from the coding sequence ATGGCTATCCTTGAAATGAAAGTACCAAGTCCGGGTGAATCGATTTCCGAAGTGGAAATTGCAACATGGCTGGTAGCTGACGGTGACTATGTAGAAAAAGATCAGGCTATTGCCGAAGTAGATTCGGACAAAGCAACCCTGGAACTTCCTGCCGAAGAAAGTGGTGTCATTACCCTTAAAGCGGCAGAAGGTGAGGTGGTGAAAGTTGGCCAGGTAGTTTGTTTGATCGATACTTCTGCTGCACGTCCGGCCGGCGCTTCGACAAGCTCAACTGCTGCTTCTGCAGCCGAAAAAACGGTTGAAGCGGTGAAAGAAGTGGCTCCGGTTACGGAAAAAGCTCCTGCTGCGCCAAATCCCGGACCGGTTGCAACACCTGCCAATGATAGCTACGCAAAAGGAACTCCTTCTGTTGCAGCAGCAAAGATCATGGCTGAAAATAATGTTCCTGCGGCAAAACTCAACGGTACAGGAAAAGATGGCCGCATTACGAAACAAGATGTCGTAGGCGCAATGGCTGCAGGCTTTTCTCCGGATGCAACGCAAGGCTGGGGTGGTTCACGCGAGCAACACCGTGAAAAAATGTCGATGCTGCGTAGAAAAGTAGCTGAGCGCTTGGTGCATGTAAAACAGGAAACGGCCATGTTGACTACTTTCAACGAGGTAGACATGAAACCGATCATGGATTTGCGTTCAAAATACAAAGACGGCTTTGCGAAATTTCATGAGGTAAATCTTGGGTTTATGTCATTTTTCACCAAAGCGGTTACAGAAGCATTGAATCTTTTCCCTGCTGTGAATGCGCAAATCGATGGAAATGAAATGATTTTCCACGATTATGCCGATATCGGTATTGCAGTTTCCTCTCCGAAAGGATTGATGGTGCCTGTGGTACGCAATGCAGAGCAAATGAGCTTGGCTGAGATTGAGCGTGAAATCAAACGTTTGGCAATCAAAGCACGTGACGGAAAAATCACCCCAGATGATATGACCGGTGGAACATTTACCATTACCAATGGCGGTGTATTTGGTTCTATGCTATCTACTCCGATCATCAATCCGCCGCAATCCGCTATCCTGGGAATGCACAATATTGTTGAGCGTCCTGTTGCTATTAACGGTAAAGTAGAGATCAGACCGATTATGTATGTTGCATTGTCATACGATCATCGTATCATCGATGGAAAAGACTCTGTTGGTTTCCTGGTGAAAGTAAAAGAAATGCTGGAGAATCCGGAACGCATGATCTTTGGCGGTAAAGACCCGCTGGCGGTTTTACTTGGATTGTAA
- a CDS encoding 2-oxoglutarate dehydrogenase E1 component has translation MDKITYVGNADVNAIDHLYQSYRQDPESVDIGWQKFFEGFDFARTNYEDGGEIPENFQKEFKVINLINGYRSRGHLFTKTNPVRERRKYEPTLAIENFGLEATDLETVFQAGEQVGIGPASLKDIVAHLEDTYCQSIGIEYMFMREPDRLDWFLNKIEIKNRPKFDGARKLNIYKKLVEAANFESFLGKKYVGQKRFSVEGGEALIPALDALVEKGASLGVEYFVMGMAHRGRLNTLTNIFKKRPSDIFSEFEGKEFDYDGAFDGDVKYHQGFTSAIESTAGMSIGLTLAPNPSHLEAVDPVVQGIARAKLDHVFHDENKVCPVMIHGDAAVAGQGIVYEMVQMALLDGYRAGGTVHIVVNNQVGFTTNYLDARSSTYCTDVAKTTLTPVFHVNGDDVEAVIQTIEIAMEYRQHFHRDIFIDLLCYRKYGHNEGDEPKFTQPSLYNIIAKHPNPKDIYLKQLLAEGAITAEKAKEVEDEYINYLESEFEIARQNEKAVVWDFLSKTWEGFRHSKPEDFDQSPETGIAKAKLEELGRKLATLPEGKKYFRKIQKIFEDRLNAINNNNLDWGTAEMLAYATLLEEGHAVRVSGQDVERGTFSHRHAVVKTEDTEEEIETLNLLSDKQAKFSIYNSLLSEYGVLGFEYGYSLATPKGLTIWEAQFGDFFNGAQIMVDQFITAGEDKWSTQSGLVMLLPHGYEGQGAEHSSARMERFLQQCADDNIQVVNTSTPANHFHLLRRQIARPFRKPLVVFSPKMLLRYPAATSTLEEMATGRFQEVIDDATAKTGQVETLVFCSGKFYYELKEKAQELGVDSMAFVRVEQLYPLPQKQIDAIVAKYNAKNILWAQEEPANMGAWTYIAMNLRHIPFHGVCRMASAAAAEGSKKLHERRLKKLFADVFQFASVTAK, from the coding sequence ATGGATAAAATAACTTACGTCGGAAATGCAGACGTGAACGCGATTGATCACTTGTATCAATCGTATAGACAAGATCCCGAAAGCGTGGATATCGGCTGGCAAAAATTCTTTGAAGGATTTGATTTTGCCCGCACGAACTACGAAGATGGCGGGGAAATTCCTGAAAACTTTCAAAAAGAGTTTAAGGTCATTAATTTGATCAATGGTTATCGTTCGCGCGGACACTTGTTTACCAAAACAAATCCGGTGCGTGAACGCAGAAAATATGAACCAACACTGGCCATCGAAAATTTCGGGCTGGAAGCGACAGATTTGGAAACGGTTTTCCAGGCAGGCGAGCAAGTTGGTATCGGACCGGCATCGTTGAAAGATATTGTTGCACATTTGGAAGATACCTACTGTCAGTCGATCGGAATCGAGTACATGTTTATGCGCGAACCGGATCGTTTGGATTGGTTCCTGAACAAAATTGAGATAAAAAATCGTCCGAAATTCGATGGTGCGCGAAAACTCAATATTTATAAAAAACTGGTTGAAGCGGCGAATTTCGAGTCGTTTCTAGGTAAAAAATACGTCGGACAGAAACGTTTTTCCGTTGAAGGTGGTGAAGCCTTAATTCCGGCGCTGGATGCGTTGGTTGAAAAAGGAGCATCATTGGGCGTGGAGTATTTCGTGATGGGAATGGCACACCGTGGCCGTTTGAACACATTGACCAATATTTTCAAAAAACGTCCGAGTGATATTTTCTCGGAATTCGAAGGAAAAGAATTTGATTATGACGGCGCTTTTGATGGCGATGTGAAATACCACCAGGGATTTACCAGTGCTATCGAATCAACTGCTGGAATGTCAATCGGGTTGACATTGGCGCCAAATCCATCGCACTTGGAAGCGGTTGATCCTGTAGTTCAGGGGATTGCGCGTGCCAAACTGGATCATGTTTTTCACGATGAAAACAAAGTGTGCCCGGTAATGATTCACGGAGATGCGGCTGTTGCCGGCCAGGGAATCGTTTACGAAATGGTGCAAATGGCTTTGTTGGATGGTTACCGCGCCGGTGGAACAGTTCATATCGTAGTAAACAACCAGGTTGGTTTTACCACCAATTACCTCGATGCGCGTTCTTCCACATATTGTACGGATGTTGCGAAAACAACACTTACACCGGTTTTTCACGTAAATGGTGATGATGTAGAAGCAGTGATCCAAACCATTGAAATTGCGATGGAATATCGTCAGCATTTTCACCGTGATATTTTCATAGACTTGCTTTGCTACCGCAAATACGGACACAACGAAGGTGATGAGCCTAAATTCACGCAGCCGAGTTTGTACAACATCATTGCAAAGCATCCGAATCCGAAAGATATTTACTTGAAACAACTTTTGGCTGAAGGCGCTATTACTGCTGAGAAAGCGAAGGAAGTAGAAGACGAATACATTAATTACCTGGAGTCTGAATTTGAAATTGCACGTCAGAACGAAAAAGCCGTTGTTTGGGATTTCCTGAGTAAAACCTGGGAAGGATTCCGTCATAGTAAACCGGAAGATTTTGACCAATCTCCTGAAACCGGAATTGCGAAAGCGAAACTGGAAGAATTGGGTCGTAAACTGGCAACACTTCCTGAAGGAAAAAAATACTTCCGCAAGATTCAAAAAATCTTCGAAGACCGCTTAAACGCGATCAACAATAATAATTTAGATTGGGGTACGGCCGAAATGCTGGCTTACGCAACTTTGCTGGAAGAAGGACATGCAGTTCGTGTTTCAGGACAAGATGTTGAGCGCGGAACCTTCTCTCACCGTCATGCTGTTGTAAAAACGGAAGACACCGAAGAGGAAATTGAAACGTTGAATCTGCTTTCAGACAAACAAGCTAAATTCTCGATCTACAATTCCCTGCTTTCAGAATACGGAGTGCTTGGTTTTGAATATGGTTACTCACTCGCTACTCCTAAGGGATTAACGATTTGGGAAGCTCAGTTCGGCGATTTCTTCAACGGTGCACAAATCATGGTGGATCAGTTCATCACAGCCGGTGAAGACAAATGGTCGACCCAAAGCGGTTTGGTAATGTTGTTGCCTCACGGTTATGAAGGCCAGGGCGCTGAACATTCCAGCGCTCGTATGGAGCGTTTCCTTCAGCAATGTGCCGATGACAATATCCAGGTGGTGAATACATCCACTCCGGCGAATCATTTTCACTTATTGCGTCGTCAGATCGCGCGTCCTTTCAGAAAACCGTTGGTGGTATTTTCTCCGAAAATGCTGTTGCGTTACCCTGCTGCCACTTCTACGTTAGAAGAAATGGCAACCGGACGTTTCCAGGAAGTGATCGACGATGCAACGGCAAAAACCGGGCAAGTGGAAACGCTTGTTTTCTGCTCGGGTAAATTCTACTACGAACTGAAAGAAAAAGCACAGGAATTAGGCGTTGATTCAATGGCATTCGTGCGTGTTGAACAGCTTTATCCGTTGCCGCAAAAACAAATAGATGCAATTGTTGCGAAATACAATGCCAAAAACATTCTATGGGCGCAGGAAGAACCGGCCAATATGGGTGCTTGGACATACATTGCAATGAACCTGCGTCATATTCCGTTCCACGGTGTTTGCAGAATGGCTTCGGCCGCTGCAGCGGAAGGTTCCAAAAAACTGCACGAACGCAGATTGAAGAAATTGTTTGCCGATGTATTTCAATTTGCATCGGTAACAGCGAAATAA
- the mce gene encoding methylmalonyl-CoA epimerase: MNKIEHIGIAVSNLEEAIKTYEQLLGTPCYKQEEVSSEGVKTAFFQVGESKIELLEATTETSPIAGFIAKKGQGIHHIAFDVTDIELSMAELRSQGFQLLNEQPKSGADNKLVAFLHPKSSNGVLVELCQEKRD; this comes from the coding sequence ATGAACAAAATTGAACATATCGGAATTGCAGTAAGTAACCTTGAGGAAGCCATTAAAACTTACGAGCAATTATTGGGTACGCCATGCTATAAACAAGAAGAAGTAAGTTCCGAAGGTGTGAAAACTGCCTTTTTCCAGGTTGGCGAATCAAAGATCGAATTGCTGGAAGCAACTACGGAAACAAGTCCGATTGCTGGTTTCATCGCAAAAAAAGGGCAGGGGATTCACCATATAGCATTTGACGTAACAGACATTGAATTGTCTATGGCCGAATTAAGAAGCCAGGGGTTTCAATTACTCAATGAACAACCAAAATCCGGCGCCGACAACAAGCTGGTTGCTTTTCTGCACCCAAAATCATCCAACGGTGTGTTGGTGGAATTGTGTCAGGAAAAAAGAGATTGA
- a CDS encoding aldehyde dehydrogenase family protein: MSVTATTPGIQETLKTLGIEAINRGASTGGHWFNTRGPQIDSISPVDGQLIASVHAATEAEYEAIIMKAQEAFKVWRTIPAPKRGEVVRQLAEKIREYKQPLGELVSFEMGKSLQEGLGEVQEMIDICDFAVGLSRQLYGLTMHSERPSHRMYEQYHPIGIVGIISAFNFPVAVWNWNTALAWVCGDVCVWKPSEKTPLTAIACQKITQEVFAANDVPEGVSCLLIGDAEIGKLMSNDVRVPLVSATGSTRMGKAVSQAVGARLGKSLLELGGNNAIIIAPSADLKMVVPGAVFGAVGTAGQRCTSTRRLIIHEEVYDKVRDAIVKAYGQLKIGNPLDQNNHVGPLIDKDAVTAYENALKQVVAEGGKVIVEGGVLSGEGYESGCYVKPAIAEAENHFQIVQHETFAPVLYLMKYSGGVENAIALQNGVPQGLSSAIMTNNLREAEAFLAATGSDCGIANVNIGTSGAEIGGAFGGEKETGGGRESGSDAWKVYMRRQTNTINYSDSLPLAQGIKFDL, from the coding sequence ATGTCAGTCACAGCTACAACTCCTGGAATTCAGGAAACGCTCAAAACCCTCGGAATAGAAGCTATTAACCGCGGGGCATCTACAGGAGGTCATTGGTTTAATACCCGTGGTCCGCAAATCGATTCAATTTCTCCGGTCGATGGCCAGTTAATTGCCTCTGTGCATGCCGCAACGGAAGCCGAATACGAAGCCATCATCATGAAAGCACAGGAAGCATTCAAAGTGTGGCGTACGATTCCGGCTCCGAAACGTGGAGAAGTTGTTCGTCAGCTGGCTGAAAAAATACGTGAATACAAACAACCGCTCGGTGAGTTGGTTTCTTTCGAAATGGGGAAATCACTGCAGGAAGGTTTGGGTGAAGTACAGGAAATGATCGATATCTGCGATTTCGCAGTTGGACTTTCCCGTCAATTGTACGGTTTAACTATGCACTCGGAACGTCCGAGCCACCGCATGTACGAGCAATACCACCCGATCGGAATTGTAGGAATTATTTCTGCATTCAATTTCCCGGTTGCCGTTTGGAATTGGAACACAGCTCTTGCATGGGTTTGTGGTGATGTTTGTGTTTGGAAACCGTCTGAAAAAACACCTTTGACTGCTATTGCCTGTCAGAAAATCACGCAGGAAGTGTTTGCAGCAAATGATGTGCCTGAAGGTGTTTCATGTTTGCTGATCGGTGATGCCGAAATCGGGAAACTGATGTCGAATGACGTTCGCGTTCCCTTGGTATCCGCTACAGGTTCTACCCGTATGGGGAAAGCCGTTTCCCAAGCTGTTGGTGCCCGTTTGGGTAAATCATTGTTGGAATTGGGTGGAAACAACGCGATCATCATCGCTCCATCCGCTGATTTGAAAATGGTAGTACCAGGTGCGGTTTTCGGTGCTGTCGGAACAGCCGGACAACGTTGTACATCTACACGTCGTTTGATCATCCACGAAGAAGTTTATGATAAAGTGCGCGATGCAATTGTAAAGGCATACGGACAATTGAAAATAGGAAATCCATTGGACCAAAATAACCACGTTGGCCCGCTAATCGATAAAGATGCTGTAACAGCTTACGAAAACGCCTTGAAGCAAGTGGTTGCCGAAGGTGGTAAAGTAATTGTGGAAGGTGGTGTATTGAGTGGTGAAGGTTACGAATCCGGTTGCTACGTGAAACCCGCAATTGCAGAAGCGGAAAACCATTTCCAGATCGTGCAGCATGAAACGTTTGCCCCGGTATTGTACCTGATGAAATATTCCGGTGGCGTAGAAAACGCGATTGCATTGCAAAACGGTGTTCCACAAGGATTGTCTTCAGCAATTATGACCAACAACTTACGTGAAGCAGAAGCATTCTTGGCTGCAACTGGTTCAGATTGCGGAATTGCTAATGTCAACATTGGTACTTCAGGTGCTGAGATAGGTGGTGCATTTGGTGGCGAAAAAGAAACTGGCGGTGGCCGCGAATCAGGCTCTGATGCCTGGAAAGTGTACATGCGTCGTCAGACAAATACGATCAACTACTCCGATTCATTGCCATTGGCGCAAGGAATCAAGTTTGATTTATAA
- a CDS encoding magnesium chelatase, producing the protein MPKDNETPEVTPLSEVANPVSGSEPHFQQRDQTELIWVAQKVNRVREEMRKYVIGQSEMIELMLAGIFANGHLLLEGVPGVAKTLSAKALSKVLDVEFSRIQFTPDLMPSDVIGTSVFNMKDTTFNFKKGPIFSNIVLIDEINRAPAKTQAALFEVMEERQITYDGHQYTMSFPFLVIATQNPVEQEGTYNLPEAQLDRFLFKIKLDYPTLEEETSILLRYKDDIKTPSLDQIVPIFNPAELQKVQNIIEKIIIEERLIQYIAQIINKTRNHGKIYLGGSPRASLSIMKSAKAFAAIRGRDFVTPDDIQFVAIHVLNHRMILTPEAEMEGSPIEDIIREIVQSIEVPR; encoded by the coding sequence ATGCCAAAAGATAATGAGACACCCGAAGTTACTCCACTAAGTGAGGTAGCTAATCCGGTGTCGGGTTCCGAACCGCATTTTCAGCAACGCGACCAAACCGAATTGATTTGGGTAGCTCAAAAAGTTAACCGTGTTCGCGAAGAAATGCGTAAGTATGTGATCGGCCAAAGCGAAATGATCGAATTGATGCTGGCAGGGATTTTTGCCAACGGACATTTGTTGTTGGAAGGGGTTCCGGGAGTAGCGAAAACGCTTTCTGCAAAGGCTTTGTCGAAAGTACTCGATGTGGAATTCTCACGGATTCAGTTTACACCGGATTTGATGCCGTCGGATGTGATCGGTACGTCGGTGTTCAACATGAAAGACACGACTTTTAACTTCAAAAAAGGTCCGATTTTCTCAAATATCGTCTTGATTGATGAGATCAACCGTGCTCCTGCCAAAACACAGGCGGCCTTGTTTGAGGTAATGGAAGAACGCCAGATTACGTATGACGGACATCAATACACGATGAGCTTTCCGTTCCTGGTAATTGCCACCCAAAACCCGGTAGAGCAGGAAGGAACCTACAATCTTCCGGAAGCGCAATTAGACCGTTTCCTCTTCAAGATCAAACTCGATTACCCAACGCTTGAAGAAGAAACATCGATCTTGTTGCGTTACAAAGATGATATCAAAACACCTTCACTGGATCAGATCGTTCCTATTTTCAATCCGGCCGAATTGCAGAAAGTGCAAAACATCATTGAGAAGATTATCATCGAAGAACGGTTGATCCAGTACATTGCTCAGATCATCAACAAAACGCGTAATCACGGAAAAATCTACTTAGGCGGATCGCCGCGTGCTTCGCTTTCGATCATGAAATCAGCTAAAGCATTTGCAGCCATTCGAGGTCGTGATTTCGTAACGCCGGATGATATTCAGTTTGTTGCCATTCACGTGTTGAATCACCGTATGATTTTAACTCCGGAGGCCGAAATGGAAGGTTCACCGATTGAAGACATCATTCGCGAGATCGTTCAATCAATCGAAGTTCCCCGTTAA